A region from the Silene latifolia isolate original U9 population chromosome 7, ASM4854445v1, whole genome shotgun sequence genome encodes:
- the LOC141593150 gene encoding uncharacterized protein LOC141593150 → MEDYVRTTWGQHAGKFVLCYTNEVLHFGNTTTARVESVHTLMKAWLKSKHLTLDSMWSCIHGMLESQHSKIKKELEDEMSKPRRTSRTFSLLQGNVSTKAIEIMEKELTRGLALGIGLNDRCRHVMRTTHGLLCACNLVSLHGRGRRVHLEDIHVFWKTLVYDIPQQMPKNDGDLWEKLVDDVRHSDPVKLRAAIDLLRDFHHPEDQEILPPPINEHPKGRPRGSTTRNKSGFEHAERKFWTPSTHLIPLG, encoded by the coding sequence ATGGAGGATTATGTACGGACAACTTGGGGTCAACACGCAGGGAAGTTCGTTTTATGCTATACAAACGAGGTCTTACATTTTGGTAACACGACAACTGCCCGTGTTGAGTCAGTACATACTCTAATGAAGGCTTGGTTGAAGTCAAAGCATCTCACACTTGACTCCATGTGGTCCTGTATCCACGGCATGCTTGAAAGTCAACACTCAAAGATTAAGAAAGAACTCGAAGATGAAATGAGTAAACCAAGGAGAACATCTCGTACTTTCTCCTTATTGCAAGGAAACGTGTCTACTAAGGCCATAGAGATAATGGAGAAAGAACTTACTAGAGGCCTTGCTTTGGGTATCGGATTGAATGATCGATGCCGACACGTGATGCGAACGACTCATGGATTACTTTGTGCATGCAATTTGGTATCTTTGCACGGAAGAGGTAGGAGGGTCCATCTCGAGGATATTCATGTCTTTTGGAAGACATTGGTGTATGATATTCCTCAACAAATGCCGAAAAATGACGGTGATTTATGGGAGAAATTAGTGGATGATGTGAGGCACAGTGACCCGGTTAAACTAAGGGCGGCCATAGACTTGTTGCGTGATTTCCACCACCCAGAGGACCAAGAGATTTTGCCACCCCCTATTAATGAGCACCCGAAAGGTCGTCCGAGAGGTTCAACAACTAGaaacaagtcgggttttgagcatGCAGAAAGGAAGTTCTGGACACCAAGTACTCACTTGATCCCGCTTGGTTga